The DNA segment CGAGTAGGTATTATTTTATCCCAGGATCCGactttgtttaaaattttaagtgtCATTACAGCAGTAGCAACATCACCACCTAACGTTGGGTTACAGAGGGAAGCACTCCATATGCACACATGGCGTGAGGAGTTCTTTTCTGAAGAGTCAGAAGAACATCAGTCACTGTTAGGAGAGTTGTACGTAAGCTCTCGTATCttctgaactcaagtagtatttcCCTGTTTGAAGCAGTATTTCCCTGTTCAGTAGTCTCTAAAGGAATGGGTGTATTCCAGAAGAACAACCCAGAAAAACAGTACTGAAAATATTATGTGTAGTAGTGTTTCTCAACAGTGAATGCTGACATTTTGAGGAGAAAGTTCTATTATGGGAGATTGTTCTGTACGATGTAGAACACTTAGATGCAGCATCCTTGGCGCCTCTACCTACAAAGTGGCATCAGTCAATAGCAGTTCTTCAAGCAGAGCTGAGACAACCACTTGGGGGTGGAGAGATCGCTCAACGTTAAGAGCACTtatgcttttgcagaagacctggtgGCTGTAACTGgtgtggtgcacataaactcatataggcacacacatatacatgggacCCTCCCCGGCCCCCAGGTTGTAAAGAACTATTGTACAAGAAGACCATTACTATAGCCATGGGTACAGTTGCAGGAATTTAGAATCCATATAAATGTCTGAAGTTAGTCTGTGGATACAGTTACTATGTATCCAACTGCCTTCATTCAGGATAAAATATGAGATATACGAACCCGGAAATACATGAATGTAATTTTACCCATCTGTGTTTGGAGGAGGACTTGAAGATAGGAAATTTTGCATcttgaatttttatgtttttaccaACTAAGCATAAacttgacctttttcttcttaaacAATACTGCCCTCCTTTAACCTCCGCAGGGATGTCTTGAGAGGATGAGAAACAGCCGGCACAAGCTCCTGAACAGGTACCGCCAGGCTGCAGGTAGCACACTGGGGACAGCCTCAGACAGACTTCTTGTGCAAGAAGTAATGGAGGAAGAGTGGAATTCTTTGCAGTCTGTAGAGAACTGTCCAGAGGCCTTGCTTCAGGTCAGTCAAGGATCTGTTAGCTAGGGGACTACTCCATGAAGAACTTCTGGTGACCTTTTGGTATCTGTTTATCCAGGTCGTTTCAGTCTACCCACTTCCCAGACCCCAAGCCCAATTCTAACAGTCATTTGTCTCAGGGTTTTCTACTTTCATTTGAAGTATGTTGATGGTTCTGCATTATGGGATGCATATTAGGCCTGGCGCGGTCTTGCAGTATaataacttaggaaataaaagaaaatttcattcttgctttttccattggtttttaattttttttttttaaaaagatgtatttattttatgtacatgagcacactgtcactgacacaccagaagagggagcctgatcccattacagatggttgtgagccaccatgtgggtactagggattgaactcaggacctctggaagaatagccagtgctcttaacccctgagccatctcaccagccctgctTTTTTTCATTGGAAATTTTGACTTGGTAAGAATGGGTTAGGGACCTCTCTTTAAAAAGGGTATCTACATTCTTCAGTTTGGAGGTGTGTGTCTGTAGGAAACCCTTTACAGTGTATCAGGAAAGGCTGTGGGTTGGGGTCAGGATTTAGGAATTCCAAGTTTAGTTTTACTGACTCACAACTTTTACTGTGTTTCTTTGAGCCTTAGTTTTTACATTGACATAAAGTAGAGAAGATAACACAAGCATTATGAGAATTGTGTAACAAAACATGAAAAGCACTGTATAATAATGATTCATTTTCAGTAGCATCTGTGTGTTCTACAGTATGTTAATTTGTTAGCTTAACATCACCACAGTTGGTGCTTACAGTAGGCCTCTCAGGTAGGTCTTTTTCCAGCTTTACAAAAGCTAAAACAGCTTTTCAAAGACCAGACTTTATCACACagtcagtcttagaaggacattTACTTAACTGCTGCCTGATTTTTGTCTCCCTTAAATTTGGTGCTTTTGTATTTTAGTCATTTGTTGGTAGTTCAGCTTGGCCACATTACCGAACTGTCAGCAAGTTCTGCATGCGGACTAGGCCAGGCTAATTTTGTCCTTGGGGCAGCTCCCAGTTACAAATCCCCATGGGACGCGGTGGCCAATTAATACTTCATATGGAATGGGAAGACCCCATTCTCTCTGCCCTGTCCCTGCTTATGTCTTGctcagggattgaacccaggctattgcatgctaggcaagcgttgctccactgagctacaccccctgCCTTCCACTCTCTTGTAGTTGGAATTGCCACTGAACCTAGCTGTGCTGCAGGACATCGAACAGGAGCTGTGGAATGAAGGTAACCCAGGCAGTCATTCCTGCTTATGAGCACCGACTAATGCTGGCCCTTGCTTGACTCAGGATTAGTTGTTCTAGGTTGTTTGGGTGTTAGAGGTTAAAGCCAGGGCCTTGGCTGGGATGGCAGACATTAAAGCTGTATCCTAATAACTAGGAttattagttttttgttttttgtttttgtttttgttttttttgagacaaggtttctctgtgtagctctgcttgtcctggaacttgttctatagaccaggctggccttgaactcagatatctacctgcttctgcctctgagtgctgggattaaaggagtgagcCACCAAGCACCTGGCAGGATTCTTATTTCCTGTTCTTACACCTCCATCATCAGTTAAGATCCTGGAGTCTCTGTTGAACTCTGAATTGCTGGCTGCTTGTCTTCCCAAAAGTAAGAGATTGTAGGGTTGTAGGTTCTGTGCCAGGAACTTCTTATTCAAGATGGGATCAGACAGAATAGAAAGTGTATCCTCACGGGTCTCATGGCTAGTCAACGGTAGAGTTGGGAAGCAGTTTCCATGTTTATTTTACCCTGCCTTTTGTTACTGTATGAAGCTGAACACTGGCTTGTGCCTGTAGTACAAGCTAGTTGTGACTTAATGTGGGAAGGCGGGCTCTCAGGAAGATGCTTGAGCCATATAGTTTCAGGCCTGCCTCTTTGGAAAAAAACGTTTATAGTAAACTTGTCACTTTGTGTAGGAGCAGACTTCTCCATATACACCCATTCTTCTCCTTTCTCGATTGATTGTCGGAAATTTTGTGAGCGACTGCTTCTTGAGGTTCTCATAGCACCGGTAGAATACAGTTTTGCATCTTATGTTATGGTGACTTATTCCACATAGCTTTATCTTGACTTGGTTTCACATTTATCTGTAAAAGAAAGAATAGACCCTTTCCTGTGGATACAAGACAACCTTGGGCTTTTTGCCTTGCAGAAAAGTCCATCATAAGTGAGTACGAGAAGGGCTTACAGTTTGATGAAAGTTGTCTCAACAGCATGTTGGCGGAGTGGGAAGCAAACCCCCTCATCTGTCCTGTGTGTATAAAGtaagcattttaaaaatccttttagcGTTATCAGATCTCATCTCCTACTCCAAAGTGTGTCTAACTCCTCTGTCCCCGAGTTTATTGACCAGAAGGTAAAGGGAGCCAGCTTTTGTTACCACAGTGATCCGGGAATCCTAATTCTGTCTCTAGGTACAACCTGAGAATTATGAACAGTGTGGTCACGTGTCCGTGTGGCCTGCACATCCCATCTCACGTAAGTGTCCACACGGATTTCCCTACATGCAGACTGTATTAGAGGGCCTCTAGTGGGTGGTTGGAGTCAGTTGTGTAGCAGTCATAATAACTGAAGGGGAAAGGGTTATTTTAGTTATGGTTTCAGAGGGGACAGTCCGTCATGGCAGAGAAAACATGGCAGAGTGACTCCATGGCGGTGAAAGCCAGGACTCAGTATCTTGCCTAAGAGATACAAGACCTATCCCTGATAGCCTGTGTGCACCAGAAAGACCTTAAGACCAAACCTGATGTACATTCACCTTTAGTAccctgtatgcatgcatatgcatgtatgtctgtgcatcatgtgtatGTCTGGAGCCCTGGAGGTGTCACTCCAACTGGGTTTTACACTGCACTGGGAATGGAGCACAGTGCTTCACGGTTGTTAGGTGCTCTCTACCGCCTGGGCTACATCCAGTCCCCAAAGTGTAAAGCTCCAAAGAGTCAAACTGTGTTAGCTGATTGGTGTGAGGATTCAGCTTTTCAACCTGTTGGTT comes from the Rattus norvegicus strain BN/NHsdMcwi chromosome 10, GRCr8, whole genome shotgun sequence genome and includes:
- the Rpain gene encoding RPA-interacting protein isoform X1, with translation MAESSGSPHRLLYKQVGSPPWKETFRQGCLERMRNSRHKLLNRYRQAAGSTLGTASDRLLVQEVMEEEWNSLQSVENCPEALLQVQPENYEQCGHVSVWPAHPISLNRPDRAEASGLFGRKCERAQCTLSPHP
- the Rpain gene encoding RPA-interacting protein, which encodes MAESSGSPHRLLYKQVGSPPWKETFRQGCLERMRNSRHKLLNRYRQAAGSTLGTASDRLLVQEVMEEEWNSLQSVENCPEALLQLELPLNLAVLQDIEQELWNEEKSIISEYEKGLQFDESCLNSMLAEWEANPLICPVCIKYNLRIMNSVVTCPCGLHIPSHSTDLTEQKLRACLEGNVNEHSAHCPHIPEFSVTGGTEEKPSLLMSCLACDTWAVIL